In Wenyingzhuangia fucanilytica, the following are encoded in one genomic region:
- a CDS encoding RagB/SusD family nutrient uptake outer membrane protein: MKNTKKIIGILTLSATMFVSCGDLLEDAFDSKLTVEPKTQYSPEQVFSTVEGVETAVNGMYSQLQGYDYYGAKLRLLTWPHSGKYNSKQGANQDANTLNVTNTNINLDAVWLGMYQTINSANQIIENVADKASLSNRDTSLGQAFFIRAIVYFDLVRLFGEVPLRVVSPTKDELHLANSTEEEIYSQIIADLKLASQLLPDRGQYKDGRVLKYAANAYLAKVYVTIAGRNDATLHVSNFDPVLESEISSAVITDFWQEAADELDEVINNGGYTMTTTFGDLFAEGVQNTSESIFELQYGAFGDDRSNDIIRDVISTDHPSVPAGSTVFGRIRPNKEMFSDHVLQYGGLTGADYAGKDPAVDFIPGGNAGKAVTFDLTIADPRLTETYVYNSYTRTNNGNEFKVFPVQNNNRGNNAYPFLNKYKDASYNNVTTNLNIVLLRYAEVLLLRAEVENELNGPGSAYQYVNQVLLRARTTATGTTTLPADWDGTSVPDQDTFRERIMKEYEYELNGEAHEWFYMRRRGLGRFVQEIKHHNEAVVFYGSENNKDVIFGDGVDPTPSSLESEMHIPIPLSETSANRDVN, encoded by the coding sequence ATGAAAAACACAAAAAAAATAATAGGAATTCTAACATTATCGGCAACAATGTTTGTCAGTTGTGGTGATTTGTTAGAAGATGCTTTTGATAGTAAGTTAACAGTTGAACCTAAAACACAATATTCACCAGAACAGGTTTTCTCTACAGTAGAAGGTGTAGAAACAGCAGTGAATGGTATGTATTCACAATTGCAAGGATATGATTATTACGGTGCTAAATTACGTTTGTTAACATGGCCACATTCAGGTAAATACAATTCTAAGCAAGGAGCTAATCAAGATGCAAATACTTTAAATGTTACTAACACAAATATCAATTTAGATGCTGTGTGGTTAGGGATGTATCAAACCATTAACTCGGCTAATCAAATTATAGAAAATGTAGCTGATAAAGCATCTTTGTCAAATAGAGATACAAGTTTAGGTCAGGCATTCTTTATTAGAGCTATAGTATATTTTGATTTGGTTCGTTTGTTTGGAGAAGTACCGTTAAGAGTGGTTTCGCCAACAAAAGATGAACTTCATTTGGCAAATAGTACTGAGGAAGAAATTTATAGCCAAATTATAGCAGATTTAAAATTAGCTTCACAATTGTTGCCAGATAGAGGTCAATATAAAGATGGGAGAGTTTTAAAATATGCAGCAAATGCTTACTTGGCAAAAGTTTATGTAACTATTGCAGGTAGGAATGATGCAACGTTACATGTTTCAAACTTTGACCCTGTATTAGAATCTGAAATTAGTTCAGCTGTTATTACCGACTTTTGGCAAGAGGCAGCAGATGAATTGGATGAAGTTATAAATAATGGAGGATATACTATGACGACTACCTTTGGAGATTTGTTTGCAGAAGGTGTGCAAAATACTAGTGAATCTATTTTTGAATTACAATACGGTGCTTTTGGTGATGATAGATCAAATGATATTATTAGAGATGTAATTTCTACAGATCATCCATCTGTACCTGCTGGAAGTACAGTTTTTGGACGTATTAGACCAAATAAAGAAATGTTTAGTGACCATGTGTTACAGTATGGTGGTTTAACTGGTGCTGATTATGCTGGTAAAGACCCAGCAGTAGATTTTATTCCTGGAGGAAATGCAGGAAAAGCGGTTACCTTTGATTTAACAATTGCAGATCCAAGACTTACAGAAACTTATGTGTATAATAGTTATACTAGAACAAACAATGGAAATGAATTTAAGGTTTTCCCAGTTCAGAATAATAACAGAGGTAATAATGCATACCCATTTCTTAATAAATATAAAGACGCGTCTTATAATAATGTTACAACAAACTTAAATATTGTTTTATTAAGATATGCTGAGGTGTTATTATTAAGAGCAGAGGTTGAAAATGAATTAAACGGACCAGGGTCTGCTTATCAATATGTGAATCAAGTATTGTTAAGAGCAAGAACAACAGCTACAGGTACTACGACCTTACCGGCTGATTGGGATGGAACTTCTGTACCAGATCAAGATACTTTCCGTGAAAGAATTATGAAAGAATATGAGTATGAATTGAATGGTGAGGCTCATGAGTGGTTTTATATGAGAAGACGTGGTTTAGGACGTTTTGTTCAAGAAATCAAACATCATAACGAGGCTGTGGTTTTTTATGGTAGTGAAAATAATAAGGACGTTATTTTTGGTGATGGAGTAGATCCTACACCTTCTTCATTAGAAAGTGAGATGCATATTCCAATTCCTTTATCGGAAACATCAGCTAACAGAGATGTAAATTAA